TTAACCCCAAGGCCTTGGATGATTATCAACAAAAATATAAAGAAAAGAAAATCAATCAACTAAAGAAGAGAATCGCTCAACTTGAAGCTGCTTGAAAAAAGAAGTTATATAAGAGGTGGTCATTAAGGCGTTATCCAAGAGGACAGAGCATAGAAAAATGAATAATTAATTGTTAAACCTCTACGAAGTATATGGATTATAGGGCAACTTTTATTCTACAAAACTTTATCTGCTATGCAGAATTCGCCGTAGGGGATAAAGTTTTGTAGTAGAAGAATGATATAAAATTTAGAATAAATTCCCCGTAGGGGATAAGGAAATTTAATCAGAAACAGAAGATTTTAAATAATGATATACCAATAATTCATAATTAACACCTGAAACCCTATGAAGAAAAGCTATTTTGTCATTATTCTGGCTATATTTTTTTTAGTATCCATACCTGTGCTAAAGGCACAGAATGAAAACCAGGATGCCGAATACATCAAAGTAGTCAAGGAATATATCCTTCATGAAGATGGAAGCTATGACTACCATTACCGGAAAGAATTAAAACTGCTGACCTACTTCTCTTTCCAGCGGCTGTACGGCGAGACTTTTATCGTATATAATCCCGAATACCAGAAGCTGAAGATTAATGAAGCCTATACCGTGATGGCCGACGGGAAAAAGGTCATAGCACCGGAAAATGCCTTTAATGAAGTCCTGCCGGGCTTTGCCAGGGATGTAGCGGCTTATAACCACCTCCGGGAGATGGTGGTGACGCATACCGGTACGGAAAGAGGCTGCGTGATCACCCTCGACTATACGATCCAGACCGCGAAGGGATTTCTGCCGTTTTTCTTTGGGATGGAAGAAATCGGGGAGAATGCCCCTGTTAAAGACCTGAGCATCATCATCCGGATCCCCCAGATCCTGAATCTCCAGTACAGGCTGCTGAACAGCCGTACCGCCCCGGACATCACCGAGCTTGCCGGACAACTAACTTATCTCTGGAACTTCAGGAATGTGCAGGCCTTGCCGCGGTCTGCCAACCAGGATCCGGAGCGGAAAGCGAATCTTATTTTCAGTGCAGCCAAAGATATGACCTGGGCTTATTTTTCTTTTGTCAACCAGCCGGCATTTAAAAGTTCGGTTAGTCCTGAGATCAGCCGGCGTGTTGAATCCGTGACCAAAGAGAAAAAGAACGATCTCGACATCATCCTCACTTTGCAGGAGGTAGTGATCGATGAAGTGAAGCTGGCCGATATACCGCTGGTTTACACCGGTTACCGCGTCCGTACGCCCGCTGAGGTTTGGCAAAGTGCAAACGCGAACGGTCTTGAAAAAGCCATATTACTGTCCGAAATGCTGAAAATGGCCAATATCAATGCCTGTCCTGTAGCAACGGTGCCTAACGGATGGTTTAGCCGTGAAATGGGCAACCTGGCCGTGTTCGACAGCTATCTGGTCCAGGTCAACCCGAAAGAAACCGGGAGGATATATCTTTCAGTTATCCAGAAACAATCCCAGAACCTGATCTACGATGTGCTCGATAAAACCTTGATCCAGCTTGACGGGGCCATTGAATCGATGCGGACATTCCAGGAAAAGCCCCAGACCAATCTTTTGCAGATGGAGGCGAAGATAAGACTGTATGACGATAAGACGGTAGGTGGTGAGATGGAATTGGAATTGGAAGGCATCGTGAACCCGTATTTCCGGCTCAGGAAGGATTCTTCTTATGTGAAAAATTTACTTGCAGGGGATATTACTTCTGCGCAAATTGATAAGACAGAGCTTAAACAATTGTCCGAACTTAAATCCAAGTCACTAATAACCACTATACCAATAATCATAAAAACAGATTACAACGGCTTTGTCTTTTTCGAACTTCCCAGGTACAAAACCGGTTTTGATGCATGGAACCTGGGCCAGTTCAGCGGATCTGGCACGACACCCGTCAAACTCGATTATCAACTCTGGGAAAATTATAAATACAAGATAGAAATCCCGGCTGAATACGAATTATTTACACCTCCGGTTGACCTGGAAATTAAAAATGTGCTGGGTGAGCTCAAGATCCATATTTCACAGTCAGGGCAGACGGTGACCATTGTACGTTCCTTTGAAAATTCACATGACGTGATCACTTCCGATAATATGGATGAATTCCGTTCAATGCTGACAGCGTGGGAAAATGTTAACTGGCGGAAGATTGTTTTAAAGAAGAAATAATATTCTCAGATCCCTGAAGTATTGAGATTCCCAAGGCTAACGGTGATCGTCCGTTTGCTTTCCACTTTCCGGTCGGAAAAGATTTTCATAGTTACCTGCAGGTGAAGGTTGTAGATATTGATCAATGATTCTTTAGACTGGATCTGCCCGACTTTCAGGATATCTGAATTGATAATCCCTGACCGGCGCGAGGTATTATTATCAAGGATCTCATTTTCCCCTTCGGTGAGAAATTTCCGGTCATAATCGAGAAAATCGTAAATATTTGCGATTTCATCTATAGTAAGCACCTGGAGGTTCTCGAGCCCGTCGATGCTGATCAGGAACCAGTCGTAGGTCTGCTGGTCGATGAGGCAGCGGTTGAGGGTATCTTTATCGAGTATACGGGCGTTGTTGATGATGGCGCTTCCATAAAAATTGTTGTCGAAATGGAAGATCGTGTCGTAACTGACGGCATAGCGCAGGCTTAGGCTGCCGATGATATTCCGTAGCTTGGGGTAAAGATGATAGGAATTATAAGCCCTGATCACCATTTCGAAATTGATGGCGAAGAAAAGGGAATGAAGAGGGGTATCGAAGATCACGAACCCGCCGTCGCCGGTGCTGATGAATGATTTCTCGATCTTTTCCTTGGTATAGCGCTGGAAGATGAACTGGTTGTTTTCCAGGCAAAGCCGGATCGCTTTTTCAAACAGGATCTTGAACAGGGGCGGGATGAGCACCTGCTCGAAGTGTTTATAAAGGCCATAACGGTAAATATCGATGCCGAGCACTGAGCGTCTGACAAATGAGCGAAGGTTGATATATTCTGAGATAGCTTCCTGGAGATCCTCGCTGTCGGGGATCATATTTACTTTATCAAAGATGGATTCCGTATCGTATTGACGAAGGATTTCCAGGAGTTCATCGTAATGCAGTTTTTTTACCTGGTTTTCCATTATTAATTAATTTGCCGCAAAGATAGTTAATTGAAAATTGGCTCAATATCTATTATAGCTCACCACTTCCTCAAGTCCCTTCCTTTTCTTCTTGCGCAGCGGATAATTCTCCGGGAAATATCCCAGTGTGATCAGCAGCCCGATCCGCTTGTGCTTTGGTATCCTGAGAAGATCCTTGATGGGCTCTTCGTTGAACCAGCCTACCATGCAGGTTCCCAGGCCTTCCTCAGTAGCCTGGAGGCAGAAATGCTCCGCAGCAATGCCTATATCGATCAGGGGAAATTCCCTGTCTTTCAGATAAGCTCCAATCTGCGTGATGGTCTTCATTTTTTCAATGACGATAGCGACGATAACAGGGGCTTGTCCGGCGAAAGTATTGAAAGTGGATAGTGGCCCGAAGGTTTCTTTGGCTACTTTCTTACTTAATTCCGGATCATCCACGACGACAAATTTCCAGGGCTGGCTGTTACTGGCCGATGGAGCCAGGCGTGCAGCTTCAAGGCAACGCTTTACTTTTTCAGGTTCAACCGGACGGTTGTCGTACTTACGGACGCTTTGTCGTTTCGTTACAAGTGCAAGAAATGAATGATTTTCCATCTAGTTATTTTTTTCAACACAATAGACACAATAGAACACATAGGTTGACACAATAGGTCTATGTGTTTTTCTATGTGTTCTATTGTGCCTATTGTGGTTAATAAATGATTTCCAACTGCTACTTAGGTTTCCCAAGCAGGGCAAACATATTCTTTTTATAAGCTTCCACGCCTGGCTGATCAAAAGGATTTACACCGAGCAGGTAACCACTGAGGCCGCAGGCCAGCTCGAAGAAATAGATCAACTGGCCGAGGTTATACTCATTGATCTCCGGAACCTGTATCCGGATATTCGGCACGCCTCCATCGACATGGGCCATTAACGTACCCAGTTCTGCCATCCGGTTCACATGCCTGATCTCCTGCCCGGCAAGGTAATTCAACCCGTCGGCATCATCGTCGGCACGCGGGATGGTGAGCTTATGCCGGCTTTTCTCAACCGAAAGCACGGTCTCAAACATGATCCGCGCGCCCTCCTGGATAAACTGTCCCATGGAATGGAGGTCGGTAGTGAAGCCCACGCCGGCGGGGAAAATGCCTTTTCCTTCCTTGCCTTCGCTTTCGCCATAAAGCTGCTTCCACCATTCCGTCAAAAAAGCCAGATTCGGAAGATAATTCACCAGGATCTCGACGGTCTTGCCGCTTCGGTAAAGGGCATTGCGTGCTGCGGCATAAGCCATTATTGGATTATCCGCGATAGTATTATACCGGCGGGCGAAAACTTCCATATCGGCCGCGCCTTCGACCAGTTTCCTGATATCGAAACCGGCCATAGCTATGGGCAGCAGGCCAACCGGTGTCAGCACGGAATACCGGCCGCCAACATCATCCGGCACAACATAAGTGGGATAACCTTCACGGTCGGCCAGGCTTTTCAAGGCCCCTTTCTGCTTGTCGGTAATAGCGATGATGCGTTTTCTCGCCCCTTCCTTGCCATACTTCTTTTCGAGGTGGTTTTTCAGGATCCGGAAAGCAATAGCGGGCTCGGTGGTGGTGCCGGATTTCGAAATAACGGCCAGGGAATAATGCTTGTGCTCAAGGATCTCCAGCAGTTCGGCCATGTAATCTTCGCTCAGGTGATGGCCCGCATATACGATATAGGGATACTTCTTTTTATCCAGCAGGTCGTAAAACTGGTGCCCCAGCGCTTCGATGACTGCCCTGGCGCCTAAATAAGATCCACCGATCCCGATAACCACGAATATTTCCGAATTTTCACGCAGACGGGCAGCATCTTCTTCCATCCTCCGGAAAAGATCCTTATCAAATTGAAAAGGCAGGTCCACCCAGCCCAGGAATTCATTTCCTTTGCCGGTTTTAGTCCAAAGTGACGGGTAATGCAGATCGATTTCGTTCTGAAGACTATTAATCTTTTCATCAGAGACAAAGCTGTAAAGCTTACTCAGGTCTATACTGATATGTGTCATGAAATTAATTTTTTTACAGGGCAAAAGTAATAAATAATGGGGGCCTAAAAAAGATACAGCCCGTCAATCGACGGGCCGCATCCCCCAATAGACCAAAAACCAAAATTATGAATCAGACTTTACTCGCGCAATACATAACCCAGTGATTCATTTGTCTGGATTGTATGATACAAAAATATAACACAAAATCTGCCCCAAATGTTAATGAACTTTAAGGAAAGTTAAAATATGTTAAACCCCCGGCTATTACTCTATAATTCAGTAATTTTGCCTCATGAAGCAACGGATGATCATCTTTGCCGTCGTAATGCTCTCCATCGCCCTGGCCGGGCTGATGATCATCCAGGGTTATTGGATTTACAGCGCTTTTAAGGTCAAGCAGGCTAATTTCGTCAGCACGGTCAACGAAGCCTCACTTAAGGTAATCCTCACGATGGAAAAAATGGAAATAGTCAAGCGTTTTCAGGAGCCGGAACTAATGGGAAGAAATATCAATTCGACGATAAAGGCTGTTGATTCCATCAACCAGATAATGCTCAGGGAAATGCAGCTTATCACAACGCGGAAGGATCTGGAAATATTCTTCAACAAGTTTTTCATAGCACGGGAACTGATGGAAGACAGGATGTTCAGTATGGATGACCGGAATACCAGGAGAAAGATCGACCTCAGGACTTTGGATTCATTGCTGACCGACGAGTTCAAGCAGCGCAACATGAACATGACATGGGAGTTTGGGGTTTTTAATCCGTTTGGGGATGAAATAACGGTAAATGATATTTCTTTTCATAAAACGGCACTTAGAGATCCAAAGCTAAGCTTCCATTTCGAACTTTTTCCCGATGACATGCATACCCATCCTGATTTCCTGCTGCTTTATTTTCCTAAAGAAAAACAATATCTCTTCGGCCAGGTCTGGCCACTTGTGATCATCTCCATTCTGCTTGTCATCATCATTATTTTATCCTTTATCTATACTCTTATCATGTTTTTCCGCCAGGGTAAACTTTCAGAACTCAAGACCGACTTCATCAACAACATGA
The nucleotide sequence above comes from Bacteroidales bacterium. Encoded proteins:
- a CDS encoding DUF3857 domain-containing protein, giving the protein MKKSYFVIILAIFFLVSIPVLKAQNENQDAEYIKVVKEYILHEDGSYDYHYRKELKLLTYFSFQRLYGETFIVYNPEYQKLKINEAYTVMADGKKVIAPENAFNEVLPGFARDVAAYNHLREMVVTHTGTERGCVITLDYTIQTAKGFLPFFFGMEEIGENAPVKDLSIIIRIPQILNLQYRLLNSRTAPDITELAGQLTYLWNFRNVQALPRSANQDPERKANLIFSAAKDMTWAYFSFVNQPAFKSSVSPEISRRVESVTKEKKNDLDIILTLQEVVIDEVKLADIPLVYTGYRVRTPAEVWQSANANGLEKAILLSEMLKMANINACPVATVPNGWFSREMGNLAVFDSYLVQVNPKETGRIYLSVIQKQSQNLIYDVLDKTLIQLDGAIESMRTFQEKPQTNLLQMEAKIRLYDDKTVGGEMELELEGIVNPYFRLRKDSSYVKNLLAGDITSAQIDKTELKQLSELKSKSLITTIPIIIKTDYNGFVFFELPRYKTGFDAWNLGQFSGSGTTPVKLDYQLWENYKYKIEIPAEYELFTPPVDLEIKNVLGELKIHISQSGQTVTIVRSFENSHDVITSDNMDEFRSMLTAWENVNWRKIVLKKK
- a CDS encoding nitroreductase family protein; translated protein: MENHSFLALVTKRQSVRKYDNRPVEPEKVKRCLEAARLAPSASNSQPWKFVVVDDPELSKKVAKETFGPLSTFNTFAGQAPVIVAIVIEKMKTITQIGAYLKDREFPLIDIGIAAEHFCLQATEEGLGTCMVGWFNEEPIKDLLRIPKHKRIGLLITLGYFPENYPLRKKKRKGLEEVVSYNRY
- a CDS encoding glucose-6-phosphate isomerase, giving the protein MTHISIDLSKLYSFVSDEKINSLQNEIDLHYPSLWTKTGKGNEFLGWVDLPFQFDKDLFRRMEEDAARLRENSEIFVVIGIGGSYLGARAVIEALGHQFYDLLDKKKYPYIVYAGHHLSEDYMAELLEILEHKHYSLAVISKSGTTTEPAIAFRILKNHLEKKYGKEGARKRIIAITDKQKGALKSLADREGYPTYVVPDDVGGRYSVLTPVGLLPIAMAGFDIRKLVEGAADMEVFARRYNTIADNPIMAYAAARNALYRSGKTVEILVNYLPNLAFLTEWWKQLYGESEGKEGKGIFPAGVGFTTDLHSMGQFIQEGARIMFETVLSVEKSRHKLTIPRADDDADGLNYLAGQEIRHVNRMAELGTLMAHVDGGVPNIRIQVPEINEYNLGQLIYFFELACGLSGYLLGVNPFDQPGVEAYKKNMFALLGKPK
- a CDS encoding HAMP domain-containing histidine kinase, coding for MKQRMIIFAVVMLSIALAGLMIIQGYWIYSAFKVKQANFVSTVNEASLKVILTMEKMEIVKRFQEPELMGRNINSTIKAVDSINQIMLREMQLITTRKDLEIFFNKFFIARELMEDRMFSMDDRNTRRKIDLRTLDSLLTDEFKQRNMNMTWEFGVFNPFGDEITVNDISFHKTALRDPKLSFHFELFPDDMHTHPDFLLLYFPKEKQYLFGQVWPLVIISILLVIIIILSFIYTLIMFFRQGKLSELKTDFINNMTHEFKTPVSTISLACEALNDKDIQKSDELYHTYINIISEENRRLGLMAERILQSAALEKGDLVLHRELTDLHEVLTEVIRNIGIQIEIKDGKIVKDFQAKNSFVEIDRMHLVNVVQNLLDNANKYTPVRPQIIVATRDAADGLVLSFQDNGIGISKADQKKIFDKLYRVPEGNIHNFKGFGLGLSYVKTVVESHGGSIKLESELKKGTKFEVFLPHNHRK